The following proteins come from a genomic window of Paenibacillus swuensis:
- the pucD gene encoding xanthine dehydrogenase subunit D: MNILNKDSVGSRWRVRTDGQDKVTGNLKYLTDMSMEGMLHGRVLRSPHPHAWILSIDTKKARQYPGVIAVLTYKDVPGLNGYGIANPNQPVFCETRVRYVGDAVAAVAAETEEIAEFALTLIQVEYEQLPVIDDPEKSLDPASPLLHPEGNRLHSNAYVIGDVDAGFRKCKHIVEETYHTPRQMHTYMETEGGLFVPESNGRLTVYAPTQHGYMDRMQLARITTLQEDQIRVVSSPIGGSFGGKDELNVQPYGSLLALATRRPVKMHNSRWESVRAGLKRHPMRIAMKTGIDAQGHIMAHQVRVLADTGPYATLGAEVLNFTTEHVIGPYECENVDVNSVSVYTNNGMSGEFRGFGGNQAIFALEGQMDRLAERLGIDPWEFRGMNLKPEGSTGPYGHPIVPTDGARQVWTALSESPLWRNKTLSADDSSEPKLPWIHTGTGAAFVMHGAGLGIGIPDESAGRLTLTADGKIEAAFGFEEFGQGLLSTLEIMLIETLGCAPEDLILRIGDTDGAPHSGSSTASRATAMMWRSLQNMRGTFTEKLLTLAEEKLGIAASRLMTGENGVRLKSTNDLLLSYRKLATLCSEPIQCETHHHFPVTSAAQSGAHFLYTYASVVIQVEVNQLTGRVRVMNQFHSVAAGPVMNPQGYLGQIEGGSGMAVGFALTEEAVMREGHYMTKNLDTYLIPTIADLSGNIDVLPIEELPDGDIFGPRGIGEIGTIGVAPAIAAAVYDAVGKRVYSLPMDPVQLQANTPYSLGEEVETDDKPTMDRC, from the coding sequence ATGAACATTTTGAATAAAGATTCCGTGGGTTCTCGGTGGAGAGTGCGAACAGACGGCCAGGATAAAGTTACGGGTAATTTGAAATATCTAACCGATATGAGCATGGAGGGCATGCTGCACGGGCGGGTTTTGCGCAGTCCTCATCCGCACGCATGGATTCTATCCATTGACACCAAGAAAGCGAGACAATATCCCGGGGTTATCGCGGTGCTGACTTATAAGGATGTGCCGGGTCTCAACGGATACGGTATAGCTAATCCCAATCAACCGGTCTTCTGTGAAACCCGAGTTCGTTATGTAGGGGATGCCGTGGCGGCTGTCGCGGCGGAAACGGAGGAAATCGCGGAGTTCGCCCTGACCTTAATTCAAGTGGAATATGAACAATTGCCTGTCATTGATGATCCGGAGAAATCCCTGGACCCCGCATCACCATTACTTCATCCGGAAGGGAATAGGTTACACAGTAACGCGTATGTGATTGGAGATGTTGATGCAGGATTTAGGAAATGTAAACATATTGTGGAGGAAACGTACCATACGCCTCGCCAGATGCATACGTACATGGAAACGGAAGGCGGTCTGTTCGTTCCGGAAAGCAATGGTAGGCTAACTGTTTATGCCCCCACGCAGCATGGATATATGGATCGCATGCAACTCGCCAGAATTACAACCCTTCAGGAAGACCAAATCCGAGTGGTGTCAAGCCCCATCGGAGGATCCTTCGGAGGCAAGGATGAATTAAATGTGCAGCCTTACGGTTCATTATTAGCATTGGCCACCAGGCGGCCGGTGAAAATGCATAATTCCCGATGGGAATCGGTGCGTGCGGGACTGAAGCGGCATCCGATGCGTATCGCGATGAAGACCGGAATCGATGCTCAAGGTCATATCATGGCTCATCAGGTACGGGTGTTGGCGGATACCGGTCCTTATGCAACTTTAGGAGCGGAAGTGCTGAATTTCACTACAGAACATGTCATTGGTCCATATGAGTGTGAGAATGTAGATGTGAATAGCGTCTCCGTTTACACCAATAACGGTATGTCGGGCGAATTTCGCGGATTTGGGGGTAATCAGGCCATCTTCGCATTAGAAGGCCAGATGGATCGATTGGCCGAACGTCTTGGGATCGACCCTTGGGAATTCAGAGGTATGAACCTAAAGCCGGAAGGAAGCACGGGCCCTTATGGACATCCGATAGTGCCAACGGACGGTGCGCGTCAGGTATGGACTGCGCTAAGTGAAAGTCCTCTCTGGAGAAATAAGACCCTCTCGGCAGATGACTCATCGGAACCGAAGTTGCCTTGGATTCATACCGGTACCGGAGCAGCTTTCGTTATGCACGGGGCGGGGCTTGGCATAGGGATACCCGATGAATCCGCCGGACGGTTAACATTAACGGCGGATGGGAAGATCGAAGCCGCTTTCGGTTTTGAGGAGTTTGGTCAAGGCTTGCTCTCAACGCTTGAAATCATGTTAATCGAAACGTTGGGATGTGCGCCGGAAGATCTGATATTGCGCATCGGTGATACGGATGGAGCTCCTCACAGCGGTTCGAGTACAGCTTCCAGAGCGACGGCCATGATGTGGAGATCCTTGCAGAATATGCGCGGAACCTTTACAGAGAAGCTGCTGACCCTTGCGGAAGAGAAGTTGGGCATTGCAGCCAGCCGACTGATGACAGGAGAAAACGGAGTACGCTTGAAATCGACAAATGATCTGCTCCTCTCTTACCGCAAGCTTGCAACGTTGTGTAGTGAGCCCATTCAGTGTGAAACTCATCATCACTTTCCGGTGACATCGGCGGCCCAGTCCGGAGCGCATTTCCTTTACACTTACGCTTCCGTCGTCATTCAGGTTGAAGTGAACCAACTAACCGGAAGAGTTCGTGTAATGAATCAGTTTCATAGCGTTGCAGCAGGACCGGTGATGAATCCGCAAGGTTACCTTGGCCAAATAGAAGGCGGGAGCGGGATGGCGGTCGGATTCGCTCTTACTGAGGAGGCTGTGATGAGGGAAGGTCATTACATGACCAAAAACTTAGACACTTATCTTATTCCCACGATTGCGGACTTGTCCGGTAATATCGATGTACTTCCCATAGAAGAATTGCCAGACGGCGACATCTTTGGTCCTCGGGGAATCGGTGAGATCGGCACGATCGGTGTGGCTCCGGCTATCGCGGCTGCAGTATACGATGCGGTGGGAAAGCGAGTTTATTCCTTGCCGATGGATCCGGTTCAACTACAAGCGAATACACCATATTCCCTCGGAGAGGAAGTGGAAACTGATGACAAGCCAACCATGGATCGATGCTAA
- the uraD gene encoding 2-oxo-4-hydroxy-4-carboxy-5-ureidoimidazoline decarboxylase, translated as MTLNINDINYANEMNEHAFVTLFGCLFEDSPWVAKEAWQTGKPFHSWEHLYEVMVIIVRSASEGTKLQLLRLHPDLGAKIRMSNHSVREQRGAGLDDLEPREYEEFSELNRTYTAKFGFPFIIAVKGKSKDDILQAMKQRSTNHAEAEWTQALSEVEKIAAIRLEKLLHNNE; from the coding sequence ATGACATTAAATATTAATGATATTAACTATGCGAACGAAATGAATGAGCATGCCTTTGTTACTTTATTTGGTTGTTTATTTGAAGACTCGCCGTGGGTGGCTAAGGAAGCTTGGCAAACCGGTAAGCCGTTTCACTCATGGGAACATCTGTATGAGGTTATGGTTATCATCGTGAGAAGTGCATCTGAAGGAACTAAGCTTCAACTGCTCCGTTTACATCCCGATCTGGGAGCTAAAATTCGCATGAGCAATCACTCCGTACGGGAGCAGCGCGGAGCGGGATTGGATGATTTAGAACCGCGGGAATATGAAGAGTTTTCCGAATTAAACCGGACTTATACGGCCAAATTTGGATTTCCGTTCATTATCGCGGTAAAAGGTAAAAGCAAAGATGACATTTTACAAGCCATGAAGCAGAGAAGCACCAACCATGCTGAAGCCGAGTGGACTCAAGCCTTGAGTGAAGTGGAGAAGATCGCGGCAATCCGGCTTGAAAAGCTTTTGCATAACAATGAATAA
- a CDS encoding (2Fe-2S)-binding protein, with protein MTSQPWIDAKDTSWIQELEVNGAPVRLLIPASRRLLDLLRDDLNLTGTKSSCEIGRCGACMILLDGKPVNACLTMAYQCEGAAITTIEGLSEGSCGTLHPVQQAFLEEGGYQCGYCTPGMVISVSALLQVNPEPTEDEILESLSGNLCRCTGYGGIIRAVTKAIHDGQTKRAQRENVQQEESL; from the coding sequence ATGACAAGCCAACCATGGATCGATGCTAAGGATACCTCTTGGATTCAGGAGCTGGAGGTGAACGGTGCGCCCGTTCGTCTGCTCATTCCCGCCAGTAGGCGTCTGTTAGATTTGCTGAGGGATGATTTGAATCTTACCGGTACCAAGAGCTCCTGTGAAATCGGCAGATGCGGCGCATGTATGATATTGCTGGACGGCAAGCCGGTGAACGCTTGTCTTACGATGGCTTACCAATGCGAAGGCGCGGCGATCACGACCATTGAAGGGTTATCAGAAGGTTCGTGCGGGACGTTGCATCCTGTGCAACAAGCTTTTCTTGAAGAGGGCGGATACCAATGCGGATACTGTACTCCCGGGATGGTCATTTCCGTATCGGCACTCCTGCAGGTTAATCCAGAACCCACGGAGGATGAGATTCTTGAATCATTATCCGGAAATTTATGCAGGTGTACCGGATACGGCGGAATTATTCGTGCGGTTACGAAGGCCATACATGACGGTCAAACGAAGAGAGCCCAACGGGAGAACGTACAGCAGGAGGAATCCTTATGA
- a CDS encoding FAD binding domain-containing protein, protein MSSEAHSRFTNQHVPNVWHPRSAMEAFQWKQHWGNEAEYIAGGTLLRTQWESGVKGEPRHLINLGSVQELHHITDGPDGITIGAQTTLEKCRNDVSIRENLPLLTEALRQIAAPSIRNLGTIGGNVMYGYGDSLPSLLLYDAELLWLTDKGEMLQSIQEWLLRLHSDQDPSSLLMQIRIPWINSTSFNMNESCFGAFYKIGRREAFTPSVVTAALLGQVDDNQELRGIRIAAGGGLTLPVRLAETEKVLTGKKLNQELLKEAYTYVQEEYKPVADVFASEAYRRTTAANLVTSELWKAAQGRRNP, encoded by the coding sequence ATGAGTTCTGAAGCACATTCGCGGTTTACGAATCAGCATGTCCCTAATGTGTGGCATCCTCGCAGTGCAATGGAGGCTTTTCAGTGGAAACAACATTGGGGCAATGAAGCGGAATATATCGCCGGCGGTACTTTGTTGCGGACCCAATGGGAGTCCGGTGTGAAAGGCGAACCGCGGCATCTGATTAATCTGGGCAGTGTTCAAGAATTACATCACATAACAGATGGACCGGACGGAATAACCATAGGCGCGCAAACAACATTGGAGAAGTGCAGGAATGATGTAAGCATCCGAGAAAACCTTCCTTTGCTGACGGAAGCACTGCGTCAGATTGCCGCACCCTCAATAAGGAATCTCGGGACAATCGGCGGGAATGTAATGTACGGTTACGGTGACTCTTTGCCATCACTGTTACTCTATGACGCGGAGCTCCTGTGGCTGACGGACAAGGGAGAGATGCTTCAATCGATTCAGGAGTGGTTGTTGCGGCTTCATTCGGACCAAGATCCATCTTCCCTTTTAATGCAAATTCGTATTCCCTGGATAAATTCAACATCATTCAATATGAACGAATCGTGCTTTGGCGCTTTTTATAAAATCGGACGTCGCGAAGCCTTTACTCCCTCTGTCGTAACGGCGGCGTTGCTTGGGCAAGTGGATGACAATCAGGAACTGAGGGGAATTCGCATTGCCGCAGGCGGCGGACTAACCCTGCCCGTCAGACTTGCAGAAACCGAGAAGGTTCTCACGGGCAAGAAACTAAACCAGGAGCTTCTGAAGGAGGCTTATACTTATGTTCAGGAAGAGTATAAACCTGTAGCAGATGTGTTCGCATCAGAAGCATACAGACGCACCACAGCCGCCAATCTGGTTACAAGTGAACTCTGGAAGGCTGCACAGGGGAGGAGGAATCCATGA
- a CDS encoding pyridoxal-phosphate-dependent aminotransferase family protein produces the protein MTRYSEFAPSQRIIMTPGPVEAEPRVLRALSYPILGQFDPEFTDLMNDTMSMLRELFQTRNHWAFPIDGTSRSGIEAMLASIIEPADKVLIPIFGRFGYLLQEICERYGAEVVTMEKPWGTVFDQEEIAAVIRIEQPAIVAIVHGETSTGRIQPLNQLGAVCRENGALLVVDAVATIGGVAVETDAWMLDAVIGGTQKCLSIPSGMAPITYNERVESKIAKRKRIERGLRQPGEILTEESILKPIASNYLDLSQLQDYWGPARLNHHTEMTSMLYALREGVRIVLQEGLDARFQRHKLHEQALVAGIQAMGLTLYGESECKLPVVTCVQIPPETDGESVRSMLLGTFGIEIASSFGPLKGQIWRVGTMGYSCRQTNVLHFLGAFEAVLIRHGLRIPPGRSVQAALNCYETPVSLGVETL, from the coding sequence ATGACCCGATACTCAGAATTTGCACCTTCGCAACGTATTATAATGACACCGGGCCCTGTTGAGGCGGAACCTCGCGTATTGCGCGCCTTGTCATATCCGATCTTAGGACAATTCGATCCGGAATTTACAGATTTGATGAACGATACCATGTCCATGCTGCGTGAATTGTTTCAGACGCGTAACCATTGGGCTTTCCCTATCGACGGTACCTCTCGCTCGGGCATTGAAGCAATGCTTGCGAGCATCATTGAGCCGGCGGATAAAGTGCTTATTCCGATATTTGGACGTTTCGGTTACTTGCTTCAGGAGATATGCGAGCGGTACGGAGCCGAGGTCGTCACCATGGAAAAACCATGGGGAACGGTGTTTGACCAAGAAGAGATTGCTGCGGTTATACGCATCGAACAGCCCGCAATCGTTGCCATTGTACATGGAGAGACCTCGACCGGCCGAATCCAGCCTTTAAATCAGCTTGGTGCGGTATGCCGCGAGAACGGCGCGCTTCTTGTCGTTGACGCTGTCGCTACCATCGGCGGGGTGGCGGTGGAGACGGATGCATGGATGCTTGATGCGGTGATCGGCGGAACGCAGAAGTGCCTCTCCATCCCGTCGGGTATGGCGCCAATTACCTATAACGAGCGAGTGGAAAGCAAAATCGCGAAGAGAAAACGCATTGAAAGAGGCCTGCGCCAACCTGGTGAGATATTGACAGAAGAATCGATTCTTAAACCGATTGCTTCCAATTATTTGGATCTAAGTCAGCTCCAGGATTATTGGGGTCCGGCTCGGTTAAATCATCATACGGAAATGACCTCCATGTTATACGCCTTGCGTGAAGGAGTTCGAATCGTTCTTCAGGAAGGACTGGACGCCCGATTCCAGAGGCATAAACTGCATGAACAAGCTCTGGTTGCGGGAATTCAAGCTATGGGGCTTACCTTATACGGAGAATCGGAATGTAAGTTGCCGGTAGTCACTTGTGTGCAAATTCCGCCTGAAACGGACGGAGAGTCCGTGAGATCCATGTTGCTGGGGACATTCGGAATCGAAATCGCGAGCTCCTTCGGACCGCTTAAAGGACAAATTTGGCGTGTCGGTACGATGGGTTACAGCTGCAGACAGACCAATGTTCTTCATTTTCTCGGAGCCTTTGAAGCGGTGTTGATCCGGCATGGGTTGCGAATCCCTCCAGGCCGATCCGTTCAGGCAGCGCTGAATTGTTACGAGACACCGGTGTCTCTTGGGGTCGAAACCCTTTGA
- the allB gene encoding allantoinase AllB has translation MGEPFDLIIQGGTVVLPERVAKLDIGIRHGKIAEISESLVGTVSEVLDATDKLVMAGLIDMHVHLNEPGFGHWEGFETGSAALAAGGCTFYADMPLNGNPATVSTDALKLKAELASGKSAVDYTFWGGLVPDNLDALKPLAEAGVFAFKAFMSEPGGEGEERLRRADDWTLYQGMKRIAAFGGILALHAESDSITARLAEAAVAEGRMTAADFAASRPIVAETEAVNRALYFARETGCALHFVHISSSQAVDLIDAAKAEGLDVTLETCPHYLVLTETDMGRIGPAAKCAPPLRSGDAQEALWEQLSNGRIDMITSDHSPCPESLKNKTGQTFMEAWGGISGAQNTMELMIGEGHVRKGIPLTELSAMLSSSPATRFGFGDMKGRIALGFDADLVIIDPSNRYVLNREHLYQKHKHNPYLGREMLCRVVRTISRGVTVYSMEEGLKHSGAGQWAPKTTKRRDPL, from the coding sequence ATGGGGGAGCCGTTTGATCTGATTATACAAGGTGGAACCGTTGTATTGCCAGAACGTGTAGCGAAGCTGGATATTGGCATAAGGCATGGGAAGATCGCCGAGATTTCTGAATCATTAGTCGGGACGGTTTCCGAGGTGCTGGACGCCACAGATAAGCTGGTTATGGCGGGACTTATAGATATGCATGTGCATCTAAACGAGCCCGGATTCGGTCATTGGGAAGGTTTCGAAACGGGTTCAGCGGCATTAGCGGCAGGAGGCTGCACATTCTATGCGGACATGCCGCTGAACGGAAATCCCGCTACAGTGTCAACTGACGCTTTAAAGCTTAAGGCGGAGTTAGCCTCAGGGAAATCTGCCGTGGATTACACCTTCTGGGGCGGCCTGGTGCCCGACAACCTGGACGCCTTGAAACCGTTGGCCGAAGCGGGCGTGTTCGCCTTCAAGGCTTTTATGTCTGAACCGGGCGGCGAAGGGGAGGAACGCCTTCGCCGGGCGGATGACTGGACGCTCTACCAAGGGATGAAGCGAATCGCCGCCTTTGGCGGGATTCTTGCCCTTCACGCGGAGAGCGATTCCATTACCGCGAGGCTTGCCGAAGCGGCCGTTGCGGAGGGGCGAATGACCGCGGCGGATTTTGCCGCTTCCCGGCCCATCGTGGCTGAGACGGAAGCGGTAAACCGAGCGCTTTACTTTGCGCGTGAGACCGGCTGTGCGTTGCATTTTGTCCATATCAGTTCCTCACAAGCCGTGGATTTAATTGATGCCGCCAAAGCGGAAGGGTTGGATGTGACGCTTGAAACCTGTCCGCACTATCTTGTACTGACAGAAACGGATATGGGGCGAATCGGACCCGCAGCCAAATGCGCACCGCCGTTACGCTCAGGTGATGCTCAAGAAGCGTTATGGGAACAATTGAGCAACGGGAGAATCGATATGATCACATCCGACCACTCCCCTTGTCCGGAGTCGTTAAAAAATAAAACGGGACAAACGTTCATGGAAGCCTGGGGCGGCATTTCCGGTGCGCAGAATACGATGGAACTAATGATTGGAGAGGGCCATGTGCGAAAGGGTATTCCGCTGACAGAGCTGAGCGCCATGTTATCTTCCTCGCCCGCGACCCGATTCGGCTTTGGTGATATGAAGGGGCGCATTGCTCTCGGTTTCGATGCGGACTTGGTTATTATTGATCCATCGAATCGATATGTTCTAAACCGGGAACATCTGTATCAGAAGCATAAGCACAACCCTTATCTGGGCAGGGAGATGTTGTGCAGGGTTGTTCGAACGATCAGCAGGGGAGTTACCGTGTACAGCATGGAAGAAGGGTTGAAGCACAGCGGGGCGGGACAATGGGCTCCTAAGACTACGAAGAGGAGGGACCCCTTATGA
- a CDS encoding Zn-dependent hydrolase — protein sequence MNLMSANGLALQLTALLEGLSKRGADAEGGVTRLLYDRAWLEAQHYLAERMKEAGLDIRYDRVGNLYGRLQGSDSDAPVVLTGSHVDTVRSGGYYDGAYGIAAGIAAISHLRETYGTPLRTLEVVSLCEEEGSRFPITYWGSGHIAGKHDINLAPDILDEEGISLHAAMSLAGFGRSEQPDPRRADLAAYVEVHIEQGILLEKLGQRVGLVDTIVGQRRYSVHLSGVTNHAGTTPMLMRLDALAGAAEMLGLLETEAMVEGEPLVATVGKLETAPNTPNVIPGTVKFTVDIRHDQEKSLTDFSERMLTRFGQIAARRGLEIEITSWLSAPPTPMDPSLMNRLQTICNNLSLPSRRMVSGAGHDAQLFAQLCPSAMLFVPSRGGISHSPEEYTPDDELIDGAAVLAELLRQLAYDLPEKE from the coding sequence ATGAATCTGATGTCAGCGAACGGTTTGGCGTTGCAGTTAACCGCACTACTTGAAGGATTATCGAAACGAGGAGCGGATGCGGAGGGCGGTGTAACCAGGCTGTTATATGACCGCGCATGGTTAGAAGCACAACATTATCTGGCTGAACGCATGAAAGAAGCGGGGTTGGACATTCGCTATGATCGGGTAGGCAATTTATATGGAAGACTTCAGGGAAGCGACAGCGACGCACCCGTGGTATTAACCGGTTCGCATGTGGATACCGTTCGCTCGGGCGGATACTATGACGGTGCTTACGGGATCGCCGCGGGCATAGCGGCAATATCTCATCTCCGTGAAACCTACGGTACGCCTCTGCGAACGCTTGAGGTAGTCTCGCTGTGTGAAGAAGAGGGAAGTCGATTTCCGATTACTTATTGGGGCTCTGGACATATAGCCGGAAAGCATGATATCAACTTAGCTCCAGATATATTGGACGAAGAGGGCATTAGTCTTCACGCGGCGATGAGTTTGGCGGGTTTCGGACGAAGTGAACAACCCGATCCGCGGCGTGCCGACCTTGCGGCCTATGTTGAAGTGCATATTGAGCAAGGCATTCTGCTGGAGAAGCTAGGTCAGCGGGTGGGTCTGGTTGATACGATTGTCGGTCAGCGTCGTTACTCCGTACACCTCAGCGGTGTTACGAATCATGCAGGAACAACGCCGATGCTTATGCGGTTGGATGCATTGGCGGGAGCCGCCGAGATGTTGGGATTGTTGGAGACCGAAGCCATGGTGGAGGGTGAACCGCTTGTAGCCACCGTTGGGAAACTGGAGACAGCGCCGAACACTCCGAATGTGATCCCGGGCACGGTGAAATTTACCGTAGATATTCGTCATGATCAGGAAAAGTCGCTTACGGATTTCAGTGAACGCATGCTGACAAGGTTTGGACAGATTGCCGCCCGGCGCGGACTTGAAATCGAGATCACCTCTTGGTTATCCGCTCCGCCGACACCTATGGATCCTTCGCTTATGAACCGGCTCCAAACCATTTGCAACAACCTTTCGCTGCCTTCCAGACGCATGGTCAGCGGTGCGGGGCATGACGCGCAATTGTTCGCCCAATTATGTCCTTCCGCGATGCTGTTTGTACCGAGCCGCGGAGGAATCAGTCATTCGCCTGAAGAATATACACCGGACGACGAACTTATTGACGGGGCAGCCGTCTTGGCGGAATTGCTCAGACAACTAGCCTATGATTTGCCTGAAAAGGAGTAA
- the pucL gene encoding factor-independent urate hydroxylase: MLILNSGRTLYYGKGDVLVYRTYANPIRVEPLPESSYVGNSNVIFAHNIKFAVSSEELLSSFTEGDNAMIVATDSMKNFILRQTANYDGSTTEGLLAFISEQFMERYEYITAIDISAQRLPFDAVSVPGETGEFSASPLVYSRGRNELSGATLRWVRTQGGGVMERHRCTLHELQLIKVSGSSFYGFVRDEYTTLPESFDRPLYIFLDISWQYTDDASMLDGDLGKYVAAEQIRDIAQTVFHEMNTPSIQHLIWHVGLRILTRFPQIAEIQFESNNRTWEGVVEPVDGTSPGVFTEPRPPYGFQGFSLTRADLKVATEAGQL; the protein is encoded by the coding sequence ATGCTAATTCTGAACAGCGGCCGAACCCTATATTACGGAAAAGGGGATGTGTTGGTTTATCGTACTTACGCCAATCCGATCCGTGTGGAGCCTCTGCCTGAATCCTCTTATGTCGGTAATTCGAACGTCATCTTTGCGCATAATATTAAATTTGCCGTGAGCAGTGAAGAGTTACTCAGCTCGTTTACGGAGGGCGATAACGCGATGATTGTGGCGACGGATTCCATGAAGAACTTCATACTACGTCAGACCGCAAATTATGACGGCAGTACGACGGAAGGTCTTCTTGCCTTTATCAGCGAGCAGTTTATGGAGAGATACGAATACATTACGGCCATCGACATCAGCGCACAGCGTCTGCCTTTCGACGCGGTGTCTGTCCCCGGTGAAACAGGTGAATTCTCTGCCAGCCCGTTAGTTTATTCGAGAGGGCGAAACGAGCTTTCCGGCGCAACGCTCCGATGGGTAAGAACTCAAGGAGGCGGTGTGATGGAGCGGCACCGATGCACATTGCATGAACTACAGTTAATTAAGGTTAGCGGAAGTTCCTTTTACGGCTTTGTCCGGGATGAGTACACGACGCTTCCGGAAAGCTTTGACAGGCCCTTGTATATCTTTCTTGATATTTCATGGCAATACACTGACGACGCCTCCATGCTGGACGGGGACCTGGGGAAATACGTTGCCGCCGAGCAGATCAGGGATATAGCCCAAACCGTATTTCATGAGATGAATACACCTTCAATTCAGCATTTAATCTGGCATGTCGGGTTGCGTATTCTGACAAGATTTCCCCAGATAGCCGAAATTCAGTTTGAATCCAACAACCGTACCTGGGAAGGGGTCGTTGAACCGGTTGACGGAACTTCGCCCGGTGTGTTTACGGAGCCTCGCCCGCCTTACGGCTTTCAAGGCTTTTCTCTGACGCGGGCGGATCTCAAAGTTGCAACGGAGGCGGGTCAGTTATGA
- a CDS encoding acetate uptake transporter produces the protein MNNTNTQQVKIAVSDPSAIGLFGLAIVTLVASSQKLGWTEGTSFILPWAIFLGGIAQLFACVQDAKHNNTFGSTAFGAFGLFWLGVGMSWLIQSGAFGSALADNMDPKQLGFAFVGYLIFSIFMTVGATETHKVLFIIFVLIDFLFIGLSLTSFGIMPEFSHKVAGVSEFLISMFSFYGSAAAVLNPHFGKVFLPIGKPFGWFKS, from the coding sequence ATGAACAACACGAACACGCAACAAGTTAAAATCGCAGTATCCGATCCATCAGCTATTGGCCTCTTCGGCTTGGCTATCGTTACTTTAGTTGCTTCATCGCAAAAGCTGGGCTGGACCGAAGGCACATCCTTCATTTTGCCCTGGGCTATTTTCCTTGGAGGCATCGCGCAATTATTCGCTTGCGTTCAGGATGCTAAACATAATAACACGTTCGGCTCAACCGCATTCGGAGCGTTCGGACTGTTCTGGCTCGGCGTGGGCATGTCTTGGCTCATTCAGTCCGGCGCGTTCGGCTCGGCGCTTGCGGACAATATGGATCCGAAGCAACTGGGGTTCGCGTTCGTCGGCTACCTGATTTTCAGTATATTCATGACCGTTGGCGCTACGGAAACCCATAAAGTATTGTTTATCATCTTCGTATTGATTGATTTTCTGTTTATCGGGTTATCGCTGACTTCCTTCGGAATCATGCCTGAATTTTCCCATAAAGTGGCGGGAGTATCTGAATTCCTAATTTCAATGTTTTCCTTTTATGGTTCGGCTGCAGCGGTCTTAAACCCTCATTTCGGTAAAGTATTCTTGCCGATCGGCAAGCCGTTTGGTTGGTTTAAATCCTAG
- the uraH gene encoding hydroxyisourate hydrolase encodes MSGRLTTHVLDLSIGKPAADVSVKLLRQNSDGSYDFVAEARTNEDGRLDRPLLEGDLMNPGVYMLEFEAGAYFEHRNPVNLVPVVFELIPIRFRIFERSNHYHVPLLLAPGGYSTYRGS; translated from the coding sequence ATGAGCGGTCGCCTGACTACCCATGTGTTGGATTTATCCATCGGAAAGCCCGCGGCCGATGTCAGTGTAAAATTACTTCGTCAGAATAGTGACGGATCCTATGACTTCGTGGCAGAAGCGCGGACGAATGAAGACGGCAGGTTAGATCGCCCCTTACTGGAAGGAGACTTGATGAATCCGGGAGTATATATGCTTGAATTTGAAGCTGGGGCTTATTTTGAACATAGAAATCCTGTTAATCTGGTGCCGGTTGTGTTTGAGCTAATACCGATTCGATTTCGGATATTCGAGCGAAGCAACCATTATCATGTCCCGCTGCTTTTGGCACCCGGCGGTTACAGCACATATCGGGGCAGCTAA